The Pseudomonas sp. GD03919 region GCGGTTTCTGCCCGAGGTATTCGATGCCGACGTTGAGCCCGCCGAGAAAGCCGACCTCACCGTCGACCACGACGATCTTGCGGTGGTTGCGGAAATTCAGCTGAAACCGATTGAACAGGCCGGCGCGTGTAGGGAAGGCATGCACCTGTACGCCGCCCCGGCGCAGGCGATCGATAAAGGTGGCCGACAGCGCATGACTGCCGACGCCGTCGTACAGCACATGCACCTGTACACCCGCAGCGGCGCGCTCCAGCAGCACGTCGCGCAGACGCCGGCCGAGGCTGTCGTCACGGATGATGAAGAACTGCAACAGGATCACCTGCTGGGCGCTGGCCAAGGCTGCGAAGATCGCCGCGAAGGTGGCTTCGCCATCGATCAGCAGTTCGACGCGGTTGCCGGTCAGCCCCGGCAAATGCGACAGACGCGGCAGCGCGCGCAGGCGCTCGTAGGCCGGCGACAGATGCGCGGCCTTGGCTTCTTCGACCCAGGGGCGCCAGTCCTGTGCGGCCATAGCGTGGTGCATTTGCTTGTCGGCCTGGCGCCGCGCCTTGACGTAGGCATCGAAGCGGCTGCGGCCGAAGATCAGGTATGGCAACAGCGTCAGGTAGGGCATGAAGAACAGCGAGAGGCCCCAGGCCAGCGCGCCCTGGGCGGTGCGCACGGTCAGTACGGCATGGATGGCGGCCAGCACGCCCAGCGCGTGGACACCGGCGATGAGATAGGCGAACAGATGGGGAATGCCGAAATCCACAGGCATGCAGGCTCTTCCTTTGCACAGGTCGTGTGCTACTGACTACGGCGGTTGCAGAGCGTTCTGCATGCATCCTGCCATGGTGTTTCGCAGTGTGGCAGTGCCAGGCATATCGCCATGTGCCAGGGAATTATTCAGCTATTTCATGTGTCTGTAATTTTTGGTGAGCCAAATTCATGTGCTACCCTTGTCGGTTCGACCCGCTTGTGGGTCGTCTTTAATTGGATGAGGGCATCCGTCCTGTTCACGTTCGGCTTAGCGAGCCCACAACACATCAAGGAGTACGCCACGTATGGGAAACGTCCCTTCACATGACACGACCCCGTCATCCACAGCACAGACCCACGAAGGCATCCCGGCGCCAACCGGCGAAGCCAACCTGATCGACACCGACTACGTCATCGGTCAGGACAACATCAAGGGCCAGTTCGTCCTTTCCCTCGACATTCACGGCAAGGTTTTCACCATCTCCGCGATCGTCGCGGTGATTTTCGTGATCCTCGCCCTGGCCCTACAGAACCAGATCGAGCCGCTGTTCAGCGGGCTGCGCGACTGGCTCACCCACCACATGGCCTGGTTCTTCATCGGCGCCGCCAACATCTTCGTCATCCTCTGTATAGGTCTGATCCTTTCGCCACTGGGCAAGGTGCGTATCGGCGGCAAGGACGCGACTCCCGACTACACCTACATGGGCTGGTTCTCCATGCTGTTCGCTGCCGGTATGGGTATCGGTCTGATGTTCTACGGTGTGTCCGAACCCATGTCGCACTACAGTTCGGCGATGGGCGGCATCACCGTCGGTGAGGACGGTGTGCGCACCGACTGGGCACCACTTGGTGGCGCCGCCGGCAACGCCGAAGAAGCCGTGCGCCTGGGCATGGCCGCGACCATCTTCCACTGGGGCCTGCACCCCTGGGCGATATACGCCATTGTCGCGCTGGCGCTGGCGCTGTTCTCATTCAACAAGGGCCTGCCGCTGTCGATCCGCTCGATCTTCTACCCGATTCTCGGTGAGCGCGTCTGGGGCTGGCCGGGGCATATCGTCGACATCCTCGCGGTGTTCGCCACCCTGTTCGGTCTGGTCACTTCGCTGGGTTTGGGCGCGGAGCAGGCGGCTGCGGGTTTGGAGTACCTGTTCGGCATCCCGGCCACGGACACTACCAAGGTACTGCTTATCGTCGCCATCACCCTGATTGCCCTGGCCTCGGTGGTTGCCGGCCTCGACAAGGGGGTCAAGCGCCTGTCGGAGATCAACATGGGCCTGGCCATGGCCCTGCTGCTGTTCATCATCATCGCCGGGCCGACCCTGGCGATCTTCACCGGCTTCTTCAAGAACCTCGGCGCCTACCTGCAGTACCTGCCGGCGTTGTCCAACCCGGTCGGCCGTGAAGACGCCAACTTCAGCCAGGGCTGGACCGCCTTCTACTGGGCCTGGTGGATCAGCTGGTCGCCTTTCGTGGGCATGTTCATCGCCCGCGTCAGCCGTGGCCGCAGCGTGCGTGAATTCCTCGTTGCCGTGCTGCTGGTGCCGTCGCTGGTCTCGGTGCTGTGGATGACCGCCTTCGGTGGCACCGCGATCAACCAGTTGCTGGTCGATGGTTTCACTGGCGCGCAGGAAGCCGGCCTCGAGCTGAAGCTGTTCAGCATGCTCGGTGAAATGCCGCTGACCGGTATCACCTCGTTCATCGGCATCGTGCTGGTGGTGGTGTTCTTCATCACCTCGTCGGACTCCGGCTCCTTGGTGATCGACACCATCACCGCGGGCGGCAAGGTCAACGCGCCGGTACCGCAGCGCGTGTTCTGGGCCAGCATCGAGGGCGTGATCGCCATCGCCCTGCTGCTCGGTGGCGGCCTGGTGGCGCTGCAGGCCATGGCCGTGTCGACGGGCCTGCCGTTCACCATCGTGCTGCTGGTGGGTTGTATCTCGATCGTCAAAGGCCTGATGAGCGAGCCGCGTTAGGCGGGCTACCCCCGCATCCGGCGCTTGGCGCCACCTTCTCCCAAGGGAGAAGGGCATCGAGGAGAGCGTCGCTGTGTCCCTCTCCCATTTATGGGAGAGGGACAGGGTTGCCGATTAGATAAGGCCGCCAAAGTGGCCTTTCGTAGGAGCCCCGGGGCGAAGCTTTTCAATTGCGCATCGCCCTGGTTCGCGGCGGGGCGCCGCTCCTACGCATTCGCAGCGTTGACGCTTAACTGACCGGCATCAGGGTGAGAGGGGGTTTTCAACGCCCGATCATCGCCCCCTGCCACACACAAAAACGCCGCGAACCTGTCAGGGTTCGCGGCGTTTTTGTATCTGGCGGTCGTGCATCAGCACTCGATGATGTTCACCGCCAGGCCGCCACGGGCGGTTTCCTTGTACTTGGTCAGCATGTCGGCGCCGGTTTCGCGCATGGTCTTGATCACCTTGTCCAGGCTGACGTAGTGCGAGCCGTCGCCGTACAGCGCCATGCGTGCGGCGTTGATGGCTTTGACCGAAGCGATGGCGTTGCGCTCGATGCAGGGGATCTGCACCAGGCCGCCGACCGGGTCGCAGGTCAGGCCCAGGTGGTGCTCCATGCCGATTTCGGCGGCGTTCTCGACCTGCTCGGGCGTGCCGCCGAGCACCGCGCACAGTGCGCCGGCGGCCATCGAGCAGGCCACGCCGACTTCACCCTGGCAGCCGACTTCGGCGCCGCTGATCGAGGCGTTTTCCTTGTAGAGGATGCCGATGGCGCCGGCAGTCAGCAGAAAATCGATGATGCCGCGCTCGCTGGCGCCGGAAATGGCGTTGGCGTAGTAGTGCAGCACCGCCGGGATGATGCCGGCGGCGCCGTTGGTCGGCGCGGTCACCACGCGGCCCCCGGCGGCGTTCTCCTCGTTCACCGCCAGTGCCCAGAGGTTGACCCAGTCGAGCATGCGCAGCGGGTCCTCCAGGTAACTGCGCTGGAAGCCGCCCAACTTGCGCGCCAGAATCGCCGCGCGGCGGCGCACCTTGAAGCCGCCAGCGAGAATGCCCTCGGTGCGGCAGCCTCGCTCCACGCAGGCCTGCATCACCTTCCAGATCTCCAGCAGGCCGGCTTCGGTCTCTTCGTCGCTGCGCCAGTGGCGTTCGTTACGGCGCATGATTTCGGCGATGCCAATGCCGTGTTCGCGGCTCAGGCGCAGCAGATCGGCACCGCTGCGAAACGGCAGCGGCAGGCTGGTGGCGTCCGGAGCGATGACTTTGTGCTTGGAACCGTCGGCGAGAATCGCCTCGCTGACCACGAAACCGCCGCCCACCGAATAATAGGTGGCCTCGTGCAGCTGGATGCCGGCGGCGTCGAAGGCGGCGAAGCGCAGGCCGTTGGCGTGCAGCGGCAGCGCCTTGCGGAACATCTTCAGGTCGGCCTTCTCGTCGAAGGCGACGGCGTGCTTGCCGGCCAGGACGATGCGCTTGTCGCGGCGGATGGCCTCGATGTAGCCGGGTACCTGATCGACGTCGACGGTATCCGGCTCGTAGCCGCTGAGGCCGAGCAGCACCGCCTTGTCACTGCCATGGCCCTTGCCAGTGGCGCCCAGCGAGCCATACAGCTCGGCGGCGACGCGGGTCACCTGCGGCATGTGGCCGTGGTTTTCCAGGGCGTGGGTGAACAGAGCGGCCGCGCGCATCGGGCCGACGGTGTGGGAGCTGGAGGGACCGATACCGACTTTGAACAGGTCGAAAACGCTGATAGCCATGGCGAGATTCTTCTTCTGTGGGCGCGGCTGAAACCGGGTTTCAGCGATGCCTGTATGTGGGTGAACCACGCGCCCGGTTCAGCGCGTGTGGATATTTCTATCTAAGGCCGGCCATATCATTATGTATACTGATTTATTTTTAACCTATTCGTTAGCGACCCTTAACTATTGAGAGCGCGTCATGGACATCACCCGCCTGCGCACCCTGCGTGAACTGGCGCGCTGCCGCACCATGGCGGCGGCTGCCGAGTCGTTGCACCTGACGCCTTCGGCCGTCTCACAGCAGGTGGCCCAGCTTGAACGCGAGGCGGACATGGCGTTGATCGAGCGACGCGGGCGCGGCGTGGTGCTCACCCCGGCTGGCGAGCGGCTGGTGGCGCATG contains the following coding sequences:
- a CDS encoding BCCT family transporter, translating into MGNVPSHDTTPSSTAQTHEGIPAPTGEANLIDTDYVIGQDNIKGQFVLSLDIHGKVFTISAIVAVIFVILALALQNQIEPLFSGLRDWLTHHMAWFFIGAANIFVILCIGLILSPLGKVRIGGKDATPDYTYMGWFSMLFAAGMGIGLMFYGVSEPMSHYSSAMGGITVGEDGVRTDWAPLGGAAGNAEEAVRLGMAATIFHWGLHPWAIYAIVALALALFSFNKGLPLSIRSIFYPILGERVWGWPGHIVDILAVFATLFGLVTSLGLGAEQAAAGLEYLFGIPATDTTKVLLIVAITLIALASVVAGLDKGVKRLSEINMGLAMALLLFIIIAGPTLAIFTGFFKNLGAYLQYLPALSNPVGREDANFSQGWTAFYWAWWISWSPFVGMFIARVSRGRSVREFLVAVLLVPSLVSVLWMTAFGGTAINQLLVDGFTGAQEAGLELKLFSMLGEMPLTGITSFIGIVLVVVFFITSSDSGSLVIDTITAGGKVNAPVPQRVFWASIEGVIAIALLLGGGLVALQAMAVSTGLPFTIVLLVGCISIVKGLMSEPR
- the cls gene encoding cardiolipin synthase, which encodes MDFGIPHLFAYLIAGVHALGVLAAIHAVLTVRTAQGALAWGLSLFFMPYLTLLPYLIFGRSRFDAYVKARRQADKQMHHAMAAQDWRPWVEEAKAAHLSPAYERLRALPRLSHLPGLTGNRVELLIDGEATFAAIFAALASAQQVILLQFFIIRDDSLGRRLRDVLLERAAAGVQVHVLYDGVGSHALSATFIDRLRRGGVQVHAFPTRAGLFNRFQLNFRNHRKIVVVDGEVGFLGGLNVGIEYLGQKPPLAPWRDTHVEVRGPVVASLQEAFAEDWYWACQALPPLLLPSKQDEPGQLCQVIASGPADAQETCSLLFVEAIHAARERVWLSSPYFVPDEALFAALRLAVMRGVDVRLLLPARPDHRIVFAASSLYAFEALRAGVRVFRYQPGFLHQKALLIDHDACVLGSANLDNRSLRLNFEVSLLTFDEGFNAQVATMLEDDFSRSRELVNADQRNLHRLQQLGMRVARLISPIL
- a CDS encoding L-serine ammonia-lyase — encoded protein: MAISVFDLFKVGIGPSSSHTVGPMRAAALFTHALENHGHMPQVTRVAAELYGSLGATGKGHGSDKAVLLGLSGYEPDTVDVDQVPGYIEAIRRDKRIVLAGKHAVAFDEKADLKMFRKALPLHANGLRFAAFDAAGIQLHEATYYSVGGGFVVSEAILADGSKHKVIAPDATSLPLPFRSGADLLRLSREHGIGIAEIMRRNERHWRSDEETEAGLLEIWKVMQACVERGCRTEGILAGGFKVRRRAAILARKLGGFQRSYLEDPLRMLDWVNLWALAVNEENAAGGRVVTAPTNGAAGIIPAVLHYYANAISGASERGIIDFLLTAGAIGILYKENASISGAEVGCQGEVGVACSMAAGALCAVLGGTPEQVENAAEIGMEHHLGLTCDPVGGLVQIPCIERNAIASVKAINAARMALYGDGSHYVSLDKVIKTMRETGADMLTKYKETARGGLAVNIIEC